Proteins encoded within one genomic window of Nordella sp. HKS 07:
- the argF gene encoding ornithine carbamoyltransferase — MAGDIRHFLDISDFTAAELRAILDRSLAMKNARRNQPKGTVEQGAPLKGRMLALIFQRPSTRTRVSFEVAMRQLGGEVLVISANDMQLGRGETVADTARVLSRYVDAIMIRAKRHDHLMELAEHASVPVINGLTDKSHPCQVMADIMTLEEHRGAIDRQTVAWVGDGNNVATSWIHAATKLGGELRLACPAELAPDKEAVSWAARHGGKIKVTTSAEEAVTDASCIVADVWVSMHDTDGAARHNMLKPYQVNEALMRKARPDALFMHCLPAHRGEEVTAQVMDGPQSVVFDEAENRLHIQKSILLRCLGAE; from the coding sequence ATGGCCGGCGACATCCGTCATTTCCTCGATATTTCAGATTTCACCGCAGCTGAGCTCAGAGCCATCCTCGACCGCTCGCTGGCGATGAAGAACGCGCGCCGGAATCAGCCGAAAGGAACGGTCGAGCAAGGCGCTCCGCTCAAGGGCCGCATGCTGGCGCTGATTTTCCAGCGGCCCTCGACGCGCACGCGCGTCTCCTTCGAAGTGGCGATGCGGCAGCTCGGCGGCGAAGTGCTCGTCATCTCGGCCAACGACATGCAACTCGGCCGCGGCGAGACGGTGGCCGACACGGCGCGTGTGCTGTCGCGTTATGTCGATGCGATCATGATCCGCGCCAAGAGGCACGATCACCTGATGGAGCTCGCGGAGCATGCGAGCGTCCCTGTCATCAACGGCCTCACCGACAAGTCGCATCCCTGCCAGGTCATGGCCGACATCATGACCTTGGAGGAGCATCGCGGCGCCATCGACCGGCAAACGGTCGCCTGGGTGGGCGACGGCAACAATGTCGCGACCTCGTGGATCCATGCGGCGACCAAACTCGGCGGCGAATTGCGGCTCGCCTGCCCGGCGGAACTCGCTCCCGACAAGGAAGCGGTGAGCTGGGCGGCGCGCCACGGGGGCAAGATCAAGGTCACGACATCGGCCGAGGAAGCCGTCACGGACGCCTCCTGCATCGTCGCCGATGTCTGGGTCTCCATGCATGACACCGACGGCGCGGCGCGCCACAATATGCTGAAGCCCTACCAGGTGAATGAAGCCCTGATGCGCAAAGCCCGGCCCGATGCGCTGTTCATGCATTGCCTGCCCGCCCATCGCGGCGAGGAGGTCACCGCCCAGGTCATGGATGGCCCGCAATCGGTGGTATTTGACGAAGCCGAGAACCGTCTCCATATCCAGAAGAGCATTCTTCTCCGCTGCCTCGGCGCTGAATGA
- the argE gene encoding acetylornithine deacetylase, which translates to MTGTRFTPRDMLARLVAFDTTSRDGNLPLIDFVESYLADWGVKSLRVDFESGKKTNLYATIGPEDLGGIVLSGHTDVVPVDGQDWTTDPFTMTEKDGLLYGRGTCDMKGFLATALALVPDFKAAKLKVPIHLALSCDEEVGCVGVRPLVAYIKEHLPKPKAVIVGEPTLMKVVNAHKGAHTFATEVTGLEAHSSCTHLGVNSILVAGELLTEIGRIAADMRERGDPSGRFNPPYTTVHVGLIEGGTAKNIIPRRCGFRWETRLLPGADPEEVPTRFNAFARTLEPAMHAVSSDTGIRTDRTNVVPGLRPEQDSPAEHLALHLAEANGAEAVSYCTEAGLFQEIGIPAIICGPGSIEQAHKPDEFIAISEMEKCETFMKRLIRHCVN; encoded by the coding sequence ATGACTGGAACCCGCTTCACGCCACGCGACATGCTGGCTCGTCTCGTCGCTTTCGACACCACCAGCCGCGACGGCAATCTGCCGCTCATCGATTTCGTCGAGAGCTATCTCGCCGACTGGGGCGTCAAGAGCCTGCGCGTCGATTTCGAGTCGGGCAAGAAGACCAACCTCTATGCCACGATCGGCCCCGAGGATCTGGGCGGCATCGTTCTGTCGGGCCATACCGATGTGGTGCCGGTCGACGGCCAGGACTGGACGACCGATCCCTTCACGATGACGGAAAAGGACGGTCTCCTCTATGGCCGCGGCACCTGCGACATGAAGGGCTTTCTCGCCACCGCTCTGGCGCTGGTGCCGGATTTCAAGGCGGCGAAGCTCAAAGTCCCGATCCATCTGGCGCTGTCCTGCGACGAGGAAGTGGGCTGCGTCGGCGTGCGCCCGCTCGTCGCCTATATCAAGGAGCATCTGCCGAAGCCCAAGGCGGTCATCGTCGGCGAGCCGACCCTGATGAAGGTGGTGAACGCCCATAAGGGGGCGCACACTTTCGCGACCGAGGTGACCGGCCTCGAAGCGCATTCGAGCTGCACGCATCTCGGCGTCAATTCCATCCTGGTGGCGGGCGAGCTTCTCACCGAGATCGGCCGCATCGCGGCTGACATGCGCGAGCGGGGCGACCCGTCGGGCCGCTTCAACCCGCCTTACACGACAGTGCATGTCGGTCTGATCGAAGGCGGTACCGCCAAGAATATCATTCCACGCCGCTGCGGCTTTCGGTGGGAGACGCGGCTTCTGCCGGGCGCCGATCCGGAAGAAGTGCCGACGCGCTTCAACGCCTTCGCCAGAACACTGGAGCCGGCAATGCATGCCGTGTCATCCGATACCGGCATCAGGACCGATCGCACCAATGTCGTGCCGGGGCTGCGCCCCGAGCAGGACTCTCCCGCGGAGCATCTGGCGCTGCATCTGGCCGAAGCCAACGGCGCCGAAGCCGTGTCCTATTGCACCGAGGCCGGCCTCTTCCAGGAGATCGGCATCCCCGCGATCATCTGCGGCCCGGGCTCCATCGAGCAGGCCCATAAGCCTGACGAGTTCATCGCCATTTCCGAAATGGAGAAATGCGAGACCTTCATGAAGCGGCTCATCCGCCACTGCGTGAACTGA
- the apaG gene encoding Co2+/Mg2+ efflux protein ApaG, which yields MYESTTRNIRVVVQPRYLQSQSRPDEDHFFWAYTITIENRGVEIVTLRSRHWQITDDRGGHEEVKGDGVVGEQPTLAPGESFEYTSGVPLATPSGIMVGTYEMETSGGERFDVAIPAFSLDSPQSHRQIN from the coding sequence ATGTATGAAAGCACCACCCGCAATATCCGTGTCGTCGTTCAGCCGCGCTATCTGCAAAGCCAGTCGCGGCCGGACGAAGATCATTTCTTCTGGGCCTATACGATCACCATCGAGAACCGGGGCGTGGAGATCGTGACCTTGCGCAGCCGCCATTGGCAGATCACCGATGACCGCGGCGGCCATGAGGAGGTGAAAGGCGACGGTGTTGTCGGCGAGCAGCCGACCCTGGCGCCCGGCGAGAGCTTCGAATATACGTCCGGCGTACCGCTCGCGACGCCGTCCGGCATCATGGTCGGGACATATGAGATGGAGACCTCGGGCGGCGAGCGCTTCGATGTGGCCATTCCCGCCTTTTCACTCGATTCCCCCCAATCCCACCGACAGATCAACTGA
- a CDS encoding GcrA family cell cycle regulator — MSWTDERVELLKRLWTEGLSASQIAGRLGNGVTRNAVIGKVHRLNLSGRAPQPRSSVPRPRRAREPSPPGRVTPSIHLPTAGATALKPTLRSEVQPRSLPMPEPQPLRLVDLPKDGRVTILHLSDKTCKWPIGDPGAEDFCFCGHRPRDSSPYCEYHARLAYQPLQDRRHRKVVNG, encoded by the coding sequence ATGTCCTGGACGGATGAGCGGGTGGAGCTCTTGAAGCGGCTTTGGACGGAAGGGCTGAGCGCCAGCCAGATCGCGGGGCGCCTTGGCAATGGGGTCACGCGCAATGCCGTCATCGGCAAGGTTCACCGTCTCAATCTGTCGGGCCGGGCACCCCAGCCCCGCAGTTCCGTGCCGCGTCCCCGCCGCGCCAGGGAGCCAAGCCCGCCGGGCCGGGTCACCCCCTCCATCCATCTGCCCACCGCAGGCGCCACGGCGCTCAAGCCGACCTTGCGCAGCGAAGTGCAGCCGCGGTCCTTGCCGATGCCGGAACCCCAGCCCCTGCGGCTGGTCGACCTGCCCAAGGATGGCCGCGTCACCATCCTTCATCTCTCGGACAAGACCTGCAAATGGCCGATCGGCGACCCGGGGGCCGAGGATTTCTGCTTCTGCGGTCACCGGCCGCGCGATAGCTCGCCCTATTGCGAATATCACGCGCGCCTTGCCTATCAGCCGCTGCAGGACCGCCGCCACCGCAAGGTGGTCAACGGCTGA
- a CDS encoding 2'-deoxycytidine 5'-triphosphate deaminase: protein MPQLNTKLSTLEMPRGILPAMTLVDFCQKGFIRTGRPLADGQVQPASLDLRLGEWAYRVRASFLPGPGKTVAERLETLQLHKFSLAQGAVFEAGCVYIVPLLESLALPSRISAAANPKSSTGRLDIFTRIIADDAREFDKISEGYEGPLYAEISPRSFSILARTGSRLSQIRFRSGPPLASDEIIAMLHESEALISSANANIDNGLALSVDLSPQPPGQPVGFRAKRHSGLIDVDRIGVLEVLDYWEPIWQKGSLILDPDQFYILASKEAVRVPPTHAAEMVPFNPLVGEFRVHYAGFFDPGFGHQSGGGEGSRAVLEVRSHEVPFILEDGQIIGRLIYEPLTQMPDQVYGQGIGSNYQRQGLKLSKHFKPFVP from the coding sequence ATGCCGCAGCTCAACACCAAGCTTTCCACCCTTGAAATGCCGCGCGGGATCCTGCCCGCGATGACGCTGGTCGATTTCTGCCAGAAAGGCTTCATCCGGACCGGCCGGCCCCTGGCCGACGGGCAGGTCCAGCCGGCGAGCCTGGATTTGCGGCTCGGCGAATGGGCCTACCGGGTGCGCGCCTCCTTCCTGCCGGGCCCCGGCAAGACCGTGGCCGAGCGCCTGGAGACGCTGCAGCTGCACAAATTCTCGCTGGCCCAGGGGGCGGTCTTCGAAGCGGGCTGCGTCTATATCGTGCCGCTCCTCGAAAGCCTGGCGCTGCCGTCCCGAATCTCGGCGGCGGCCAACCCCAAGAGCTCGACCGGCCGGCTTGACATCTTCACCCGCATCATCGCTGATGACGCGCGCGAATTCGACAAGATCTCGGAGGGCTATGAAGGCCCGCTCTATGCCGAGATCTCGCCCCGGAGCTTCTCCATCCTGGCGCGCACCGGCTCGCGCCTGTCGCAGATCCGTTTCCGCTCCGGCCCGCCGCTCGCTTCCGACGAGATCATCGCGATGCTGCATGAAAGCGAAGCACTGATCTCGAGCGCCAACGCCAATATCGACAACGGCCTCGCGCTGTCGGTCGATCTGTCGCCGCAGCCGCCCGGCCAGCCGGTGGGCTTCCGCGCCAAGAGGCATTCGGGCCTCATCGATGTCGACAGGATCGGCGTACTAGAGGTCTTGGATTACTGGGAGCCGATCTGGCAGAAGGGGTCGCTCATCCTCGACCCCGACCAGTTCTATATCCTGGCGTCGAAGGAGGCGGTGCGCGTGCCGCCGACACATGCGGCCGAGATGGTGCCGTTCAATCCGCTGGTCGGCGAATTCCGCGTCCATTATGCCGGCTTCTTCGATCCGGGCTTCGGCCACCAATCGGGCGGCGGCGAAGGCTCACGCGCGGTTCTTGAAGTGCGCTCGCATGAGGTGCCCTTCATCCTGGAGGATGGGCAGATCATCGGCCGGCTCATCTACGAACCCCTCACCCAGATGCCGGACCAGGTCTATGGCCAGGGCATCGGCTCCAACTATCAGCGCCAGGGGCTCAAGCTCTCCAAGCATTTCAAGCCTTTCGTGCCGTGA
- a CDS encoding mechanosensitive ion channel family protein: MSARQMGSIIGLLRRCVLMAAMLSVFGMLATGALAQTEPAVPPQKVQDLLKLLGDPEVQKWIDAQKAPQPAPQASAPGQMDDGMVFTSALMRIHQHFSDLAAAIPGLPAEVAAAATTVGMALQGYGLFGFALIFAVFVAAGFAAQWLFRRWTTGLRAWIAASELETVRDRLIAMAARLVYGAGSVAMFALGSIGAFLVFSWPPLLRPILLGYLMAVLIFRLARVVLDFLFSPPELADFGKAARFRVLPVSDPSASFWVKRLSYAVGWFAFGWVTVVLLSMLGFTIPSRQLIAYALGLVLLGMGIEAVWRRPVQTSAPAQDAARATIDERARTWLLSAYFVFLFLLWIAGAMKPFWLLVVLAALPAAVMLAQRAVNNVFRPPGSAQSGKEVPSVLAAIVERGVRAGLIIAAVVFLAHKLDVDFTAMTAQDTFLTRVMRGALSAIVILLVADFIWHVAKTLIDKRIASASSGGEPGTELARRNSRIRTLLPIMRNVLMIVVAIVALLMALSSLGVQIGPLIAGAGIVGVAIGFGAQTVVKDVISGVFYLLDDAFRVGEYIQSGSYKGTVESFSLRSVKLRHHRGYVYTVPFSDLGAVQNMSRDWVIEKITLTLTYDSDIDKARKIVKKIGLELAQDPEFARSIIEPLKMQGVDQFGDTGMLMKMKLKTRPGEQFTIKRRALMLIKQAFDENGIKIAVPTVQVSGDDDPKAAAAHRMRLKQQADAAAANAAGGG; the protein is encoded by the coding sequence ATGAGCGCGCGTCAGATGGGATCCATTATCGGCTTGCTGCGCCGCTGCGTGCTGATGGCCGCCATGTTGTCGGTCTTCGGCATGCTGGCGACGGGTGCGCTCGCTCAGACCGAGCCGGCCGTGCCGCCCCAGAAAGTCCAGGATCTGCTCAAGCTGCTGGGCGATCCCGAGGTGCAGAAGTGGATTGATGCGCAAAAGGCGCCTCAGCCCGCGCCGCAAGCGAGCGCGCCCGGCCAGATGGATGACGGCATGGTCTTCACCTCGGCCTTGATGCGGATTCATCAGCATTTCTCGGACCTCGCCGCAGCGATCCCAGGGCTTCCCGCTGAGGTCGCCGCCGCCGCCACCACGGTCGGCATGGCGCTGCAAGGCTATGGCCTGTTCGGCTTCGCGCTGATATTTGCCGTCTTCGTCGCCGCCGGCTTCGCCGCCCAGTGGCTGTTCCGGCGCTGGACCACCGGGCTGCGCGCCTGGATTGCCGCGTCCGAGCTCGAGACCGTGCGCGATCGGCTGATCGCCATGGCGGCGCGCCTCGTCTATGGCGCGGGATCGGTCGCGATGTTCGCGCTGGGCAGCATAGGAGCCTTCCTCGTCTTCAGCTGGCCGCCGCTTCTGCGCCCGATCCTGCTCGGCTATCTCATGGCGGTGCTGATCTTCCGGCTGGCGCGCGTCGTGCTGGATTTCCTTTTCTCGCCGCCGGAGCTCGCCGATTTCGGCAAGGCGGCGCGCTTTCGCGTGCTGCCCGTCTCCGATCCGAGCGCGTCGTTCTGGGTGAAGCGCCTGTCTTATGCGGTGGGCTGGTTCGCCTTTGGCTGGGTCACGGTCGTCCTCTTGTCGATGCTCGGCTTCACGATACCGTCCCGCCAGCTGATCGCCTATGCGCTCGGGCTCGTCCTGCTCGGCATGGGCATCGAGGCTGTTTGGCGCAGACCCGTCCAGACATCGGCGCCGGCGCAGGATGCGGCGCGCGCCACGATAGACGAGCGCGCCAGGACCTGGCTGCTTTCGGCGTATTTCGTCTTCCTGTTTCTGCTCTGGATCGCTGGAGCCATGAAACCCTTCTGGCTGCTTGTCGTGCTGGCGGCCCTGCCTGCCGCGGTCATGCTGGCGCAACGCGCGGTGAACAATGTCTTCCGGCCGCCGGGATCGGCTCAAAGTGGCAAGGAGGTGCCGAGTGTTCTCGCGGCCATCGTCGAGCGTGGCGTCAGGGCGGGGCTGATCATCGCCGCCGTGGTCTTTCTGGCGCACAAGCTGGACGTCGATTTCACCGCCATGACGGCGCAGGACACCTTCCTCACCCGGGTCATGCGCGGCGCGCTGAGCGCGATCGTCATCCTTCTGGTGGCGGACTTCATATGGCATGTGGCCAAGACCCTGATCGACAAGCGTATCGCCTCCGCTTCCTCAGGCGGTGAGCCGGGGACGGAGCTGGCCCGGCGCAATTCGCGGATCAGGACGCTGCTGCCTATCATGCGAAACGTCTTGATGATCGTGGTCGCGATCGTCGCGCTGCTGATGGCCTTGTCTTCCCTCGGCGTGCAGATCGGTCCGCTCATCGCCGGCGCCGGCATTGTCGGCGTGGCGATCGGCTTCGGCGCGCAGACGGTGGTCAAGGACGTCATCAGCGGAGTCTTTTACCTGCTCGACGACGCCTTCCGCGTCGGCGAGTATATTCAGAGCGGCTCGTACAAGGGGACGGTCGAATCCTTCAGCCTCAGATCGGTGAAGCTCAGGCATCATCGCGGTTATGTCTACACCGTTCCGTTCAGCGACCTGGGCGCCGTTCAGAATATGAGCCGCGACTGGGTCATCGAGAAGATCACCCTCACCTTGACCTACGACTCCGACATCGACAAAGCCCGCAAGATCGTCAAGAAGATCGGTCTCGAGCTGGCGCAGGATCCGGAATTCGCGCGCAGCATCATCGAACCCCTCAAGATGCAGGGCGTCGATCAGTTCGGCGACACCGGCATGCTGATGAAGATGAAACTCAAGACGCGTCCCGGCGAGCAGTTCACCATCAAGCGCCGCGCCCTCATGCTGATCAAGCAGGCCTTCGACGAGAACGGCATCAAGATCGCGGTGCCGACGGTGCAGGTGTCGGGCGATGATGACCCCAAAGCCGCGGCGGCCCACAGGATGCGATTGAAGCAGCAGGCTGACGCAGCAGCAGCAAACGCGGCGGGCGGCGGCTGA
- a CDS encoding aspartate aminotransferase family protein has product MWTTTMITPVLPTYKRTPLAFDHGKGMRVYTEDGKEYLDFGAGVAVTSLGHAHPRLVQALTEQAQKLWHTSNLYIIPGQEKLARRLTEATFADTVFFTNSGAEALECSIKMARKYHAAKGHPARFRIITFEGAFHGRTLATIAAGGQAKYIEGFGPKVDGFDQVPFGDEKALLAAITPATAGILIEPIQGEGGLRPVPPGMLKRLREICDEHGLLLLLDEVQCGVGRTGKLFAHEWAGVTPDIMAIAKGIGGGFPVGACLATENAAQGMTAGTHGSTFGGNPLAMAVGNAVLDVVLADGFLDLVRQRGLSLKQKLAALKDSHPDIIEDIRGDGLMMGLKTKVPNTDLIAAALDEQLLTIAAGDNVVRLLPPLIVTDEDLSEAVAKLDRACQSLKSKRG; this is encoded by the coding sequence ATTTGGACCACGACGATGATCACGCCTGTCCTGCCGACCTATAAGCGCACGCCGCTGGCTTTCGACCATGGCAAGGGCATGCGCGTCTATACGGAAGACGGGAAGGAATATCTCGATTTCGGCGCCGGCGTCGCGGTCACAAGCCTCGGCCACGCCCATCCGCGCCTCGTCCAGGCCCTGACCGAACAGGCCCAGAAGCTCTGGCATACCTCCAATCTCTATATAATCCCCGGACAGGAGAAGCTCGCCAGGCGCCTGACGGAAGCAACCTTCGCCGACACCGTCTTCTTCACCAATTCCGGCGCCGAGGCGCTCGAATGCTCGATCAAGATGGCGCGCAAGTATCATGCGGCCAAGGGACATCCGGCCCGCTTCCGCATCATCACTTTCGAGGGCGCCTTCCATGGTCGAACCCTCGCCACCATCGCCGCCGGCGGCCAGGCCAAATATATCGAGGGCTTCGGCCCCAAGGTCGACGGTTTCGACCAAGTTCCCTTCGGCGACGAGAAGGCGCTGCTTGCCGCGATCACGCCGGCGACCGCCGGCATCCTGATCGAGCCGATCCAGGGCGAAGGCGGGTTGCGCCCGGTTCCGCCCGGCATGCTCAAGCGGCTGCGCGAGATCTGCGACGAGCATGGGCTCCTGCTGCTGCTCGATGAGGTGCAATGCGGCGTCGGACGCACCGGCAAGCTCTTCGCCCATGAATGGGCGGGCGTCACACCCGATATCATGGCCATCGCCAAAGGCATCGGCGGCGGCTTCCCGGTCGGCGCCTGCCTCGCCACGGAGAACGCGGCGCAAGGCATGACGGCGGGCACGCATGGCTCGACCTTCGGCGGCAATCCTCTTGCCATGGCGGTCGGCAATGCGGTGCTCGATGTCGTGCTCGCCGACGGCTTTCTCGACCTTGTCCGTCAGCGCGGCCTCAGCCTCAAGCAGAAGCTCGCGGCGCTGAAAGACAGCCATCCCGACATCATCGAGGACATCCGCGGCGACGGTCTGATGATGGGCCTCAAGACGAAGGTGCCGAATACCGATCTCATCGCGGCCGCCCTCGACGAGCAGCTCCTCACCATCGCCGCCGGCGACAATGTTGTGCGCCTCCTGCCGCCGCTCATCGTCACCGACGAGGATCTCTCAGAAGCCGTGGCGAAGCTCGACCGCGCCTGCCAATCCCTCAAATCCAAGCGCGGCTGA
- a CDS encoding patatin-like phospholipase family protein yields the protein MAGRRLFSSFLIGAAGLFLLSGCGASLEELRTPVPEPLVAVAHVPGYKQVRFWGDDGNSVTPAYIEAGAAQIMRAAKTDRTINPYDRKFLAISGGGSNGAFGAGLLVGWTAAGTRPHFDIVTGVSTGSLIAPFAFVGSAYDRHLREVYTETSGKDIYKTKGILSIIGSESAADNTPLKNMVARYMTDRLIADIVREHAKGRRLLIGTTNIDAERPVIWDIGAIASSRDPNRVQLIRDILVASASIPVVFPPVRLNVVADGHRYDELHVDGGTSNQSFLFPSNFTATNANILIGRTPKRTLYVIRNGKVNPEWSAVKPRIAAIAGKSIASLIKTQGIGDLYRLYSNAQRDKIDYNAIWVPASFELKEKEPFDPVYMRALYKLGYEMGKNGIPWEKHPP from the coding sequence ATGGCGGGTCGACGTCTATTCTCTTCATTCCTGATTGGCGCGGCGGGACTTTTCCTGCTTTCCGGCTGCGGAGCCTCGCTCGAAGAGCTGCGCACTCCGGTGCCCGAGCCGCTGGTCGCGGTGGCCCATGTTCCCGGCTATAAGCAGGTGCGCTTCTGGGGGGATGACGGCAACAGCGTCACCCCTGCCTATATCGAGGCGGGAGCGGCGCAGATTATGCGCGCGGCGAAGACCGATCGCACCATCAACCCCTACGACCGCAAATTCCTGGCCATATCGGGTGGCGGCAGCAATGGCGCCTTCGGCGCCGGCTTGCTGGTCGGATGGACGGCGGCCGGCACCCGCCCGCATTTCGATATCGTCACCGGTGTCAGCACCGGCTCGCTCATTGCCCCCTTTGCCTTTGTGGGCTCCGCTTATGACCGGCATTTGCGCGAGGTCTATACGGAAACCAGCGGCAAGGACATTTACAAGACCAAGGGCATTCTGAGCATCATCGGCAGCGAGTCGGCCGCCGACAACACGCCGCTCAAGAACATGGTCGCTCGCTATATGACTGACCGGCTCATCGCCGATATCGTCCGCGAGCATGCCAAAGGTCGCCGCCTTCTGATCGGCACCACCAATATCGACGCCGAACGGCCGGTCATCTGGGATATCGGGGCGATCGCCTCGAGCCGCGATCCGAACCGCGTTCAGCTCATCCGCGACATCCTGGTGGCCTCGGCCTCGATTCCCGTCGTGTTTCCGCCGGTGCGCCTCAATGTCGTCGCCGACGGCCATCGTTATGACGAGCTGCATGTCGATGGTGGGACCAGCAATCAGTCCTTCCTGTTCCCCTCCAACTTCACGGCGACGAACGCCAACATACTGATCGGCCGGACGCCAAAGCGCACCCTGTATGTGATCCGCAACGGCAAGGTCAATCCGGAATGGAGCGCCGTCAAACCGCGCATCGCCGCCATTGCGGGCAAGTCGATCGCCTCGCTGATCAAGACGCAGGGCATCGGCGATCTCTACCGGCTGTACAGCAACGCCCAACGCGACAAGATCGACTACAATGCGATCTGGGTGCCGGCGAGCTTCGAGCTCAAGGAAAAAGAACCCTTCGACCCCGTCTATATGCGGGCGCTCTACAAGCTGGGTTATGAGATGGGGAAGAACGGCATTCCCTGGGAAAAGCATCCGCCGTAA
- a CDS encoding Hsp33 family molecular chaperone, which translates to MTNLPDNTVMPFEIKPLGVRGRIVRLGNVVDDILHKHDYPAPVSALLAEAVALTAMLGASLKFDGKFILQTNSDGPVDLLVADFSAPGGIRGYARFDADMVAKLKSPTPQALLGKGHLAMTIDQGVGMERYQGIVSLGGVSLTEAALGYFQQSEQIPTRLRLAAGVLAQRGARPEAWRAGAIMVQHLPRHGGISPMPLHSGDVPEGKEETVVEDDHWVKARLLLDTVEDHELLDPLVTPEELLYRLYHEDGVTVYPAVTLERHCTCSRDKVGDLLKSFSDDDRAAMKTNGIIDVTCEFCSTHYQFAPEEVEPETQPQ; encoded by the coding sequence ATGACCAACCTTCCCGACAACACCGTGATGCCTTTTGAAATCAAGCCCTTGGGCGTGCGCGGGCGGATCGTGCGTTTAGGGAACGTGGTCGACGACATCCTGCACAAGCACGATTATCCGGCCCCGGTCTCGGCCCTTCTCGCCGAGGCCGTCGCACTCACCGCCATGCTGGGCGCTTCGCTCAAATTCGACGGCAAGTTCATCCTGCAGACCAACAGCGACGGACCGGTCGACCTGCTGGTCGCCGACTTCTCCGCCCCTGGCGGGATCCGGGGCTATGCGCGCTTCGACGCCGACATGGTGGCGAAGCTCAAGTCGCCGACACCGCAGGCGCTGCTCGGCAAGGGGCATCTCGCCATGACCATCGATCAGGGTGTCGGGATGGAGCGCTATCAGGGCATCGTGTCGCTGGGTGGCGTGTCGCTGACCGAGGCGGCCCTCGGCTATTTCCAGCAATCCGAGCAGATCCCGACCCGGCTCCGGCTCGCGGCCGGCGTGCTGGCGCAGCGCGGCGCCCGGCCCGAGGCCTGGCGCGCCGGCGCCATCATGGTGCAGCATCTGCCGCGCCACGGCGGCATCAGCCCCATGCCGCTCCATTCAGGCGATGTCCCGGAAGGCAAGGAAGAGACGGTGGTCGAGGATGATCACTGGGTGAAGGCGCGCCTGCTCCTCGACACCGTCGAGGACCATGAGCTGCTCGACCCGCTGGTGACGCCCGAGGAACTGCTCTATCGGCTCTATCACGAGGATGGCGTGACGGTCTATCCGGCGGTGACGCTCGAGCGGCACTGCACCTGCTCGCGCGACAAGGTCGGCGACCTGCTCAAGAGCTTCTCAGATGACGACCGGGCGGCGATGAAGACCAACGGCATCATCGACGTCACCTGCGAGTTCTGCTCTACGCACTACCAGTTCGCGCCGGAGGAAGTGGAGCCTGAGACGCAGCCGCAGTAG
- a CDS encoding CBS domain-containing protein, whose protein sequence is MRIRDLESSQVTTIGPEASVRQAAKIMLKHGISGLPVVDDDMKIVGIITEGDLIRRSELGYDKIQDFGQSGEGVADPRDYVRRHSWKVGDVMTRDVVVVEEDGSIAKAARLLEKHNVKRLPVVRDGKLVGMISRCDLLRVIATSVPEQIAAGDEAIRRSIKTRLHEILGSRDAHVDIAVVDGGVRLSGQVATADERDVVQVIAENTRGVRCIENHLKLTSERQ, encoded by the coding sequence ATGCGGATACGGGATCTCGAGTCGTCTCAAGTGACCACGATCGGGCCGGAAGCCAGCGTGCGGCAGGCGGCCAAGATCATGCTCAAGCACGGTATAAGCGGGCTGCCTGTTGTCGATGACGACATGAAGATTGTCGGCATCATCACTGAAGGCGATCTCATCCGCCGATCCGAGCTTGGATATGACAAGATCCAGGATTTCGGCCAGTCTGGAGAAGGCGTCGCAGACCCCCGTGATTATGTCAGACGCCATAGCTGGAAAGTCGGTGATGTGATGACCCGGGATGTCGTCGTCGTCGAGGAAGACGGGAGCATCGCCAAGGCGGCACGGCTTCTGGAAAAGCACAATGTGAAGCGGCTTCCCGTGGTGCGCGACGGCAAGCTGGTGGGCATGATCAGCCGGTGCGACCTCCTGCGCGTGATCGCCACGTCGGTGCCGGAACAGATCGCAGCCGGCGACGAGGCGATCCGCCGGAGCATCAAGACCAGATTGCATGAAATTCTGGGCTCCCGGGATGCCCATGTCGATATAGCGGTCGTCGACGGCGGCGTGCGCCTGTCGGGCCAGGTGGCGACGGCCGACGAGCGCGACGTCGTGCAGGTGATCGCCGAGAACACGCGGGGCGTCAGATGCATCGAGAACCATCTGAAGCTGACCTCGGAAAGGCAATGA